A genomic region of Bactrocera dorsalis isolate Fly_Bdor chromosome 3, ASM2337382v1, whole genome shotgun sequence contains the following coding sequences:
- the LOC105229701 gene encoding uncharacterized protein LOC105229701 isoform X28, whose product MSEPETEHDHPRKMAQLGRRQVDGIGPVTNDGMPIILRSEVKEPHQHEWYKRLYQTIHKQKSGDDYVIRYKCQRARPQLKATGYQSEPEPNYDSDYSTVKYRTLDRRRLQSVSSATNVANRHTNTYQDDKLYGTMPNPIKSEQNQYKNQPGRIEDYVTGRSSVSEKERKEWWDEVMDIFNGWLREHRVIPRIFIEFADDVNHLEQTKLSPHYTEGNLSRALAKESGYASDSNLVFRKRDVPQASPLSPVEQKQAYKSVQAGGEPPLFGFRKPAPERPKEIFDYTQISPTLTRIRVISTAPACNNTASNQLKSSQVTHQQATPPQLTHIKVHHQAKMFTPSFIPLGGKRASSTGGASPPQPPNRKSSCQKVTAKTSPARTPKPTPVIPKRHEQCFQSPEETVLGANKYATITLRKHGRVNGAISRSKSAGAVSTLLAATKSSSDAQAAPRALSICRDDANGTDGMKLKRVQQHMRFRSISPTRSQSRVATLRQSSRSPVAFGRSISKERTFAEEKKRLENTLPTALTNFEASTNILRDPSLKSPQEVKQAVRSYATCVAHLRSKSLPRLREEVKKTENSSVSTTVRHSMCFPQAKIFDCAKAMRKSLTRSKSPRPKTVSTVSLARTDSTFSIESTTPKNVSRTNLVVTKRVAPPKSKPESKSVKTKSVTQQNGKRVPASAKGNTIPKTVKTRSSLKAQTSPTASTYKRAEDSHTIPRSGYQSITLHQSRSLSPKRYYHLAEYNARLDDYDVVDRSYVDDLLWQYERSNAKRHPPQALQVEPTARDIARPESPTPSLKHRKFSPTREVRVPQELRSLQVSYSKTESPRGDPDVAQTVKRTSRFSPTREVRMPHLPPSLQPVIPRSKSARTVRDIARPESPAIADNTRRFSPTREVRVPQPPQSLPPPLPPVSSAHAVRVQSPSRDANSTSRKFSPTREIRVPPQQSARSVRSPSRRRIDTYRASTTKPTDKYDGGKVIRASSLSSADDRNKRGLYLCGELAHSATSLEHYERHSPTCRYRNNSERFTELNRFYSTLERVGQLERATSLSSFKPIRREGEPLDFDEWRKIRHHERAEKELNYLVGKLKHEQRTKDFVFRPKDVEDVKWRQDTDFGLHSKDKSVEDLRYTFEQKNIFADYEQKMRQEFDGSRDIVRPYWRRNTVADLASSLEGKIQPHSVVDHMTVTAEPEELAKCQLSSRLVSTLSKDQILKITQQLNEIYSNNTLASSEDYVITVDEDAKRRAALPGALKVRCNSTLTKEELLKPTISKKLAKETTISKDYSKGKATNESTSKEPTVKSARSSSPVYLARETRGAVAAKNAEVFMPKPPPVPEQPQSIKLDRKTTEHREHAKVATEETRPFRSHVHYEQPEKDIESEQHKQCEPSPSGKEPKEKITQKIQYFEERQYDEPPKTIYHAREDSSPDEAEVMKVIEENMKSRARRGSPTPALHHHKELSHSLTDLKEIFGERHTARVNFHMHSPPERPPDVGSVSQPMSPVRDCVDVTEDAWYNLGELTPNSSAEQLDGHYRSRSISPVSQASSSYLCRVHTGDVRKMKERFESFGAHDDSRCHFFGVSTLRKVRSDPELKQFNAVSKDALKMETTNEEYGDVQALAHKFEQRSQSMRLRTGSGRGRTPYRRVISPIGVRDRLMPHIDIISKTAALKENKHVTAQQRLVKAAPERGFVVEKIRSQYERSLSPPIDVFKSRSSPDIPQAAISPHLSADWTAHRYPSPTQNAFRGNGSAKPLNRERTSVRIAKILRRLPPRSSSASPPRPPKAQQHTRDTSLRRMHRSDIFANQQFDPKKHQPKARYVPDGAEASERKRASSHPRCGGSCEILKSAMAVSFQESPNRYLESDVNIHFKTPIRHEYKQAMSDEDLAQRQAEQMQKLYQEERRRKYLQELQDMNARRHTDNFTPTQKSPIPLNRYDDFQSDLAPKSPNAITTRTAARALYNFQGQNPRELTFKKGDIIYIRRQIDRNWYEGEFNAMIGLLPVSYVEVVNKETARQQPKKPSEGQARAKYNFQAQSGIELSLNKGELVTLTRRVDDNWFEGKIANRKGIFPVSYVEVLTDIGAEDIAARTVITEQASVTNLRPSLDTLRTNINNEFNLITKNGHQPPNGILKETKHHNNKIDALHVDTHSEPLVYRALYKYRPQNSDEMELLEGDIVHVLEICDDGWFVGTSQRTGCFGTFPGNYVERVR is encoded by the exons CACTTGGAACAAACAAAGCTCTCGCCGCACTATACTGAAGGAAATCTTTCCAG AGCCTTAGCCAAAGAGTCTGGTTACGCGAGTGATTCAAATTTGGTATTCCGCAAGCGTGACGTGCCACAAGCCAGCCCACTTAGCCCGGTCGAACAAAAGCAGGCTTACAAGAGCGTGCAAGCCGGCGGCGAACCACCTTTATTCGGGTTTAGGAAACCAGCACCGGAAAGACCAAAAG AAATCTTCGACTACACACAAATCTCGCCAACATTGACGCGAATTCGCGTGATCTCGACAGCACCAGCGTGCAATAATACTGCCAGCAACCAATTGAAATCTAGCCAAGTCACACACCAACAAGCGACTCCACCCCAACTGACGCATATTAAAGTTCACCACCAAGCGAAAATGTTCACGCCGTCATTCATACCGCTCGGCGGTAAGCGTGCCTCCAGTACGGGCGGTGCTTCACCACCACAACCGCCGAATCGTAAATCGTCGTGTCAAAAAGTGACTGCAAAGACGTCCCCAGCGCGTACACCGAAGCCGACACCGGTCATACCGAAACGTCATGAACAATGTTTTCAAAGCCCCGAAGAAACTGTATTGGGCGCCAACAAGTATGCAACAATTACACTGCGCAAACACGGGCGCGTTAATGGCGCGATTTCTCGTTCAAAATCTGCTGGCGCGGTTTCAACGCTGTTGGCGGCTACGAAAAGTAGCAGTGATGCACAAGCAGCACCGAGAGCGCTTAGCATTTGTCGCGATGATGCAAACGGTACAGATGGCATGAAGCTCAAACGTGTACAACAACATATGCGCTTTCGTTCGATTAGTCCCACACGTTCGCAAAGTCGCGTGGCGACGTTAAGACAGTCGAGTCGCAGTCCGGTTGCTTTCGGACGTTCGATATCGAAAGAGCGTACATTTGCCGAAGAAAAGAAGCGTTTGGAGAATACTCTGCCTACTGCGTTGACAAATTTTGAAGCCAGTACTAATATCTTACGCGATCCATCACTCAAATCACCGCAAGAGGTGAAACAAGCCGTGCGCTCATATGCCACATGTGTGGCACATCTGCGCAGTAAGTCACTGCCACGCCTTAGAGAAGAAGTTAAGAAGACGGAGAACTCCAGTGTTAGCACCACGGTACGTCATTCAATGTGTTTTCCACAGGCCAAAATATTTGATTGTGCCAAAGCAATGCGTAAGTCATTGACACGTTCGAAGAGTCCACGCCCGAAAACGGTCTCTACGGTCAGTCTTGCCCGCACAGACTCCACCTTCTCTATAGAGTCTACAACACCTAAAAACGTGAGTAGAACTAATTTAGTGGTTACGAAACGTGTTGCACCGCCCAAGTCTAAGCCTGAAAGCAAGTCCGTTAAAACAAAATCTGTAACCCAACAAAATGGTAAACGAGTTCCGGCTTCGGCGAAAGGAAACACAATACCTAAGACGGTGAAAACGCGTAGCTCATTAAAGGCGCAAACTTCGCCTACAGCTTCCACTTATAAGCGCGCGGAAGACTCGCATACCATACCACGTAGCGGCTATCAATCAATAACCCTACATCAATCACGTAGTCTCAGTCCGAAGCGTTACTATCACCTGGCAGAGTATAACGCCAGATTAGACGATTACGATGTAGTGGATCGTAGTTATGTAGATGATTTGCTTTGGCAATACGAACGCAGTAATGCCAAACGCCATCCACCACAGGCTTTGCAAGTTGAGCCAACTGCAAGAGATATTGCACGTCCCGAATCCCCCACACCAAGTTTGAAACATAGAAAGTTTTCTCCTACTCGTGAAGTCCGTGTACCACAAGAGCTCAGAAGTTTGCAAGTTTCGTACAGCAAAACCGAGTCACCGAGAGGGGACCCAGATGTGGCTCAAACAGTCAAACGCACGAGTAGATTTTCTCCAACACGTGAAGTACGTATGCCACACTTGCCTCCGAGCTTGCAACCCGTAATTCCACGTTCGAAATCGGCACGAACAGTGCGTGATATCGCACGACCGGAGTCACCGGCTATTGCGGATAATACACGACGATTCTCACCCACACGCGAGGTACGTGTGCCACAGCCTCCACAAAGTTTGCCACCTCCATTGCCACCAGTTTCTTCGGCACACGCAGTACGCGTACAATCTCCTTCAAGAGACGCGAACTCCACTTCGCGAAAGTTTTCGCCCACACGAGAGATACGCGTACCTCCACAACAGAGTGCGCGCAGCGTACGTTCACCCTCGAGACGTCGCATAGACACTTATCGTGCCAGCACCACAAAACCTACAGATAAATACGATGGTGGTAAAGTGATTAGAGCCAGCAGTTTGAGCAGTGCCGATGATCGCAATAAACGGGGTCTCTATCTATGTGGTGAGTTGGCGCATAGCGCTACTTCGCTCGAACATTATGAGCGGCACAGTCCCACATGTCGCTATCGTAATAATTCCGAACGTTTTACGGAGTTGAATCGATTCTACAGCACTCTAGAGCGGGTCGGTCAACTAGAGCGTGCTACTTCGTTATCATCATTTAAGCCGATACGCCGAGAAGGCGAGCCCTTAGATTTTGATGAGTGGCGTAAGATAAGACATCATGAACGAGCCGAGAAGGagttaaattatttggtaggtAAGCTAAAACACGAACAACGTACAAAGGATTTTGTGTTTCGTCCAAAAGACGTGGAGGATGTGAAATGGCGTCAAGATACAGACTTTGGCTTGCACTCAAAAGATAAATCTGTGGAGGACTTACGATATACTTTCGaacaaaagaatattttcgcagattatgaacaaaaaatgcGTCAAGAGTTTGATGGATCACGTGATATTGTGCGACCTTACTGGCGTCGAAACACCGTAGCAGATTTGGCTTCCAGTTTGGAAGGCAAAATCCAGCCACATAGTGTAGTCGATCACATGACAGTAACAGCAGAGCCTGAAGAGCTCGCAAAATGTCAGTTAAGCAGTCGTCTCGTAAGCACGCTCTCCAAAGATCAGATATTGAAGATTACGCAGCAATTAAACGAAATATATTCGAACAACACGCTTGCCTCTTCGGAAGATTATGTGATCACTGTGGATGAGGATGCTAAGAGACGGGCTGCTTTACCGGGTGCACTCAAAGTGCGATGTAACTCGACATTGACGAAAGAGGAACTTTTAAAACCAACGATTAGCAAAAAGTTGGCAAAGGAAACTACAATTAGCAAAGATTACAGCAAAGGTAAGGCCACAAACGAATCTACTTCGAAGGAACCCACCGTTAAAAGCGCACGTAGCAGCTCGCCAGTATATCTGGCACGTGAAACACGTGGTGCCGTTGCCGCAAAAAACGCTGAAGTTTTTATGCCCAAACCACCGCCAGTACCAGAACAACCGCAATCTATAAAACTTGATAGGAAAACCACGGAACATCGCGAACATGCAAAAGTGGCAACTGAAGAAACCAGACCATTTAGGAGCCATGTGCACTATGAGCAACCCGAGAAGGATATTGAAAGCGAGCAACATAAGCAGTGTGAACCTTCGCCGAGTGGAAAGGAACCGAAAGAAAAAATCACGCAGAAGATACAATATTTTGAAGAACGTCAATATGATGAACCACCAAAGACAATTTATCATGCACGCGAAGACTCCTCCCCGGACGAAGCCGAAGTAATGAAagtaattgaagaaaatatgaaaTCGCGCGCACGCAGAGGATCTCCAACACCAGCACTGCATCATCATAAGGAGCTTAGTCACTCTTTAACCGATCTGAAGGAGATTTTTGGCGAACGCCACACAGCACGTGTAAATTTTCACATGCATTCACCACCTGAGCGGCCACCCGACGTCGGCAGCGTCTCTCAGCCCATGAGTCCAGTGCGTGATTGCGTGGACGTGACAGAAGACGCTTGGTATAATTTAGGCGAGTTGACGCCAAACAGTAGCGCCGAGCAGTTGGATGGACACTATCGCTCGCGTAGCATTTCGCCCGTCTCACAGGCCTCATCCTCTTACCTATGTCGCGTGCACACTGGCGATGTACGTAAAATGAAGGAGCGCTTCGAGAGTTTTGGTGCACACGATGATAGTCGGTGTCATTTTTTTGGGGTTAGTACGCTGAGAAAGGTGCGCAGCGATCCTGAATTGAAGCAATTCAATGCAGTTTCAAAAGACGCCTTAAAGATGGAGACCACAAATGAAGAATATGGTGATGTACAAGCGCTGGCGCACAAATTCGAACAACGCAGTCAAAGCATGCGCCTACGCACCGGAAGTGGTCGTGGACGTACACCATACCGACGCGTAATCTCGCCGATAGGTGTGAGAGATCGACTTATGCCGCATATCGATATAATAAGCAAAACAGCTGCTCTAAAAGAGAACAAGCATGTGACTGCGCAGCAGCGTCTAGTAAAAGCGGCACCTGAACGTGGCTTTGTCGTTGAGAAAATACGCAGTCAATACGAACGTAGCTTATCACCGCCAATAGACGTGTTTAAATCGCGCTCAAGCCCAGACATACCACAAGCAGCTATCTCACCGCATCTTTCGGCGGACTGGACTGCACACAGGTATCCAAGTCCCACACAAAATGCATTTAGAGGAAATGGAAGTGCAAAACCGTTAAATAGAGAACGCACTTCGGTACGTATAGCGAAAATTTTACGAAGGCTGCCGCCGCGGTCGAGTTCGGCTTCGCCGCCGAGACCACCGAAAGCCCAGCAACATACTCGTGACACCTCGCTACGGAGAATGCACCGTAGCGATATATTTGCAAATCAGCAATTCGATCCGAAGAAGCATCAGCCGAAAGCGCGCTATGTGCCAGACGGCGCCGAGGCAAGTGAGCGGAAGCGCGCCTCTTCGCATCCACGTTGCGGCGGCAGTTGTGAGATACTCAAGAGTGCGATGGCGGTATCATTTCAAg AATCTCCAAATCGTTATCTTGAATCGGATGTAAATATCCATTTCAAGACCCCAATACGTCATGAATACAAACAGGCCATGTCGGACGAGGATTTAGCACAACGGCAAGCCGAACAAATGCAAAAGCTTTATCAGGAGGAACGGCGTCGCAAGTACTTACAGGAGTTGCAGGATATGAATGCACGTCGTCACACCGATAACTTTACACCCACACAAAAATCACCAATACCGTTAAATCGTTATGATGACTTCCAATCGGACTTGGCGCCCAAATCGCCGAATGCGATAACAACACGAACGGCAGCGCGTGCGCTATACAACTTCCAAGGACAAAATCCAAG AGAGCTCACATTCAAGAAGGGCGACATCATTTACATACGACGCCAGATTGATCGCAATTGGTACGAAGGCGAATTTAATGCCATGATTGGTCTGCTGCCCGTGAGCTATGTGGAG GTCGTCAACAAAGAAACTGCTCGTCAACAACCAAAGAAACCATCAGAGGGACAGGCGCGTGCCAAATATAACTTCCAAGCGCAATCCGGCATCGAATTGTCGCTGAACAAAGGCGAACTGGTCACACTCACACGACGTGTGGATGACAATTGGTTTGAGGGCAAAATAGCCAATAGAAAGGGCATCTTCCCAGTGTCATATGTTGAG GTACTCACTGATATTGGCGCCGAAGATATTGCCGCTCGCACCGTTATCACCGAACAGGCGAGCGTCACGAATTTACGCCCCTCACTCGACACACTACGCACAAATATTAATAACGAGTTCaatttaataaccaaaaatggCCATCAGCCACCCAATGGCATACTCAAGGAAACCAAacatcacaacaacaaaattgatgCACTGCACGTGGACACGCATTCAGAGCCTCTAGT TTATCGCGCACTCTACAAGTACCGGCCGCAGAACTCCGACGAAATGGAGCTGCTGGAGGGCGACATCGTTCACGTGCTGGAGATATGCGACGACGGCTGGTTCGTGGGTACGTCGCAGCGTACGGGCTGCTTCGGCACCTTCCCCGGCAATTATGTGGAACGGGTTCGCTGA